A region from the Sphingomonas brevis genome encodes:
- the infC gene encoding translation initiation factor IF-3: MPPPTPRRPLAPPQTSGPRYNQFIQAPKVRVIDENGENLGVMYTREAFEQAQEVGLDLVEISPGADPPVAKFLDIGRYKYEAQKKANEQRKRQKTQEIKEIKMRPNIDDHDYQVKMRKVFEFIEEGDKVKLTLRFRGREMAHNQLGMAVLQRVAEDTSQIAKVEQHPRMEGRQMLMVISPK, from the coding sequence ATACCCCCGCCCACACCGCGCCGCCCGCTGGCGCCGCCGCAGACCAGCGGCCCTCGCTACAATCAGTTCATCCAGGCGCCCAAGGTGCGCGTGATTGACGAGAACGGCGAAAATCTGGGCGTAATGTATACGCGTGAAGCCTTTGAACAGGCGCAGGAAGTGGGCCTCGACCTGGTCGAGATCAGCCCCGGCGCCGATCCGCCCGTCGCCAAGTTCCTCGACATCGGCCGCTACAAATATGAGGCGCAGAAAAAGGCCAACGAGCAGCGCAAGCGCCAAAAGACGCAGGAGATCAAAGAGATCAAGATGCGTCCGAACATCGACGACCATGATTATCAGGTGAAGATGAGGAAGGTCTTCGAGTTCATCGAGGAAGGCGACAAGGTGAAGCTGACCTTGCGCTTCCGCGGCCGCGAAATGGCGCACAACCAGCTCGGCATGGCCGTGCTCCAGCGCGTCGCCGAGGACACGTCACAAATTGCCAAGGTCGAGCAACATCCACGGATGGAAGGCCGGCAGATGCTGATGGTGATCTCACCAAAATAG
- the thrS gene encoding threonine--tRNA ligase, which translates to MSEMFKISLPDGSVREMPEGSTPADVAAAIGPGLAKAALAARVDGEVRDIMRPFEGDSSLALITSKDEKDALELVRHDFAHVLAEAVQRLYPGTQITFGPATEDGFYYDFAPAPDRGPFTEEDLPLIEEEMRRIIAEDLHLVREVWKRDDVRALFERQGERFKAEWVMELPEGEPITMYRSGQGDDAWIDLCRGPHLASTGKLDPQAFKLTHVSGAYWRGDQNNPMLSRIYGTAWLNKKQLQEHLVRLEEAAKRDHRKIGREMDLFHLQAEAHGSVFWHPNGFIIWRQLEAYIRRRLDATGNVEVKTPQLMDARQWEKSGHWGKYRENMFVVPDEIPSVDDDAPVLSGKADLMALKPMNCPAHILIFKQGITSYKELPIRLVEEGCCHRNEPHGALHGLMRVRQFTQDDGHIFCREDQIIEEVRSFCELADRVYKDLGFAGYAVKLALRPDKRFGSDDDWDKAENELRNAVIAAGMANEDFGWEELPGEGAFYAPKLEWHLKDAIGRTWQVGTIQSDRVLPERLDATYIGEDGEKHRPIMLHRAIFGSFERFIGILIEHYAGKFPLWLAPVQAVVATIVSDADDYARDVVARLQAAGLRAEADLRNEKINYKVREHSLAKVPLLLVVGKREAEEGTVAVRRLGGDEHQKVIGLEDAVAQFTEEAMPPDLRPN; encoded by the coding sequence ATGTCCGAAATGTTCAAGATCAGCCTTCCCGACGGGTCCGTGCGTGAAATGCCCGAAGGTTCGACTCCGGCGGATGTTGCCGCGGCAATCGGCCCTGGCCTGGCCAAGGCGGCACTGGCGGCGCGCGTCGATGGCGAAGTGCGCGACATCATGCGCCCGTTCGAAGGCGATTCCAGCCTCGCGCTGATCACTTCGAAGGACGAAAAGGACGCGCTTGAACTCGTTCGGCACGATTTCGCCCATGTCCTCGCCGAGGCCGTCCAGCGCCTCTATCCGGGTACGCAGATCACCTTCGGTCCCGCGACCGAAGACGGTTTTTATTATGACTTCGCCCCGGCGCCGGATCGCGGTCCGTTCACCGAGGAAGACCTGCCCCTAATAGAGGAGGAGATGCGGCGGATCATCGCCGAAGACCTGCACCTCGTTCGCGAGGTGTGGAAGCGGGACGACGTACGCGCCCTGTTCGAAAGGCAGGGCGAGCGGTTCAAGGCGGAATGGGTGATGGAACTGCCCGAAGGGGAGCCGATCACCATGTATCGATCTGGCCAGGGCGACGATGCCTGGATCGACCTTTGTCGCGGACCGCACCTTGCCTCAACCGGCAAGCTCGATCCGCAGGCGTTCAAGCTGACCCATGTCTCGGGCGCCTATTGGCGCGGCGACCAGAACAATCCCATGCTGTCGCGAATCTACGGGACGGCCTGGCTCAACAAAAAGCAGCTGCAGGAGCATCTGGTCCGCCTGGAGGAAGCAGCCAAGCGCGACCATCGCAAGATCGGGCGCGAGATGGACTTGTTCCATCTCCAGGCCGAGGCGCACGGCAGCGTATTCTGGCACCCCAACGGCTTCATCATCTGGCGCCAGCTGGAGGCCTATATCCGCCGCAGGCTCGACGCGACCGGCAATGTCGAGGTCAAGACTCCTCAGCTGATGGACGCCCGTCAGTGGGAGAAGAGCGGTCATTGGGGCAAGTATCGCGAAAATATGTTCGTCGTCCCGGACGAAATTCCCTCGGTTGACGATGACGCCCCCGTGCTGTCGGGCAAGGCCGATCTAATGGCGCTGAAGCCGATGAATTGCCCGGCGCATATCCTGATCTTCAAGCAGGGGATCACCAGCTACAAGGAACTGCCGATCCGGCTGGTCGAGGAAGGCTGCTGCCATCGCAACGAGCCGCACGGCGCGCTTCACGGCTTGATGCGGGTCCGTCAGTTCACCCAAGACGACGGCCACATCTTCTGCCGCGAAGACCAGATCATCGAAGAGGTAAGATCGTTCTGCGAGCTGGCCGACCGGGTCTACAAGGACCTTGGTTTCGCCGGATATGCGGTAAAGCTCGCGCTCAGGCCGGACAAAAGGTTCGGCAGCGACGACGATTGGGACAAGGCCGAGAACGAGCTGCGCAATGCCGTGATCGCCGCGGGCATGGCCAATGAGGATTTCGGCTGGGAAGAATTGCCGGGCGAGGGGGCTTTCTATGCTCCCAAGCTGGAATGGCACCTGAAGGATGCGATCGGCCGTACATGGCAGGTCGGCACGATCCAGTCGGACCGGGTGCTGCCGGAACGACTCGATGCGACCTACATCGGCGAGGATGGCGAAAAGCACCGGCCGATCATGCTCCACCGCGCGATCTTCGGGTCGTTCGAACGGTTCATCGGCATTCTGATTGAACATTATGCCGGCAAGTTTCCGCTCTGGCTTGCGCCGGTGCAGGCGGTGGTCGCGACGATTGTGTCCGATGCGGATGATTATGCCCGCGACGTAGTCGCCAGACTGCAGGCCGCCGGCCTTAGGGCGGAAGCCGACCTTCGCAACGAGAAGATCAACTACAAGGTACGCGAACATAGCCTGGCCAAGGTTCCGTTGCTGCTGGTGGTCGGCAAGCGCGAGGCGGAGGAAGGAACGGTGGCCGTTCGCCGCCTCGGCGGCGACGAACATCAGAAAGTGATCGGGCTGGAAGACGCAGTCGCGCAGTTCACCGAAGAGGCAATGCCGCCCGACTTGCGTCCGAATTAA
- a CDS encoding alpha/beta hydrolase codes for MPNPQIAPTSLAYFDPGDGRRIAYRHREAKEGSPTVLFLPGYASDMEGAKAEAIDAFCATGGFGCLRLDYSGTGSSGGEFADGTLGRWLDEVLGAIDLLTEGPLIVAGSSMGGWLALHAALRRPARVKALLGIAAAPDFTDWGFTPEEKDALKRDGKLEKANPYGPEPSVTWLGFWQSGAEHRLLNNVIDLTIPIRLVHGELDQEVGLGVALKLVTDLRSSNVQLRLIKGSGHRLSEPHEIHAILVELLGLMERI; via the coding sequence ATGCCGAATCCGCAAATCGCTCCGACCAGCCTGGCCTATTTCGATCCTGGCGACGGCCGGCGGATCGCCTATCGCCACCGGGAGGCCAAGGAGGGGAGCCCGACCGTCCTGTTCCTGCCCGGCTACGCGTCCGACATGGAGGGAGCCAAGGCCGAGGCGATCGACGCCTTCTGCGCAACCGGGGGCTTTGGCTGCCTGAGGCTAGACTATTCGGGCACGGGCTCGTCCGGCGGCGAGTTCGCGGATGGGACGCTGGGTCGCTGGCTCGATGAGGTGTTGGGAGCGATCGACCTGCTGACCGAGGGGCCGCTGATTGTGGCAGGATCCTCGATGGGAGGCTGGCTGGCGCTTCACGCGGCACTTCGCCGGCCAGCCCGGGTCAAGGCGCTGCTCGGAATCGCGGCCGCCCCCGATTTCACCGACTGGGGTTTCACGCCAGAGGAGAAGGATGCGCTCAAGCGCGACGGCAAGCTTGAAAAGGCCAATCCCTATGGGCCGGAGCCGTCCGTTACATGGCTCGGCTTCTGGCAATCGGGCGCAGAGCACCGCCTGCTCAACAATGTCATCGACCTCACCATCCCGATCCGCCTCGTCCATGGCGAGCTCGACCAGGAAGTCGGGCTGGGCGTCGCATTGAAGCTGGTGACCGACCTGCGTTCATCCAATGTCCAGCTTCGACTGATCAAAGGATCTGGGCATCGCCTGAGCGAACCGCACGAGATCCACGCGATCCTGGTCGAACTGCTCGGGCTCATGGAGCGGATCTGA
- a CDS encoding tetratricopeptide repeat protein, translating into MIFLIAAALAQAASGPVAPAPPSSCPTVLTQAAQSCRAVEASNAGRFTEAATAFESAADLAPAGDPARERALAAAGNMWIAAGQPGRAVVALDKALAGTGLQAEQHGLALLDRARAAEAQNDLKTARAKVSEAAKTIGEDPYLWFFSAALAVREEDLPTAKAAINRALAMAPDSAEVLFEAGHIAEAEGANAQARDYWNRAINADPNGPAAKAAREALAMSDVPLTVTNQVATRPNGDGEGQDKNPE; encoded by the coding sequence ATGATTTTCCTGATTGCGGCGGCATTGGCCCAAGCGGCGTCCGGACCGGTGGCGCCGGCTCCGCCATCCTCATGCCCGACGGTCCTGACCCAGGCTGCCCAGTCCTGCCGTGCGGTCGAAGCAAGCAATGCCGGCCGCTTTACCGAAGCGGCAACGGCGTTCGAAAGCGCCGCCGACCTGGCGCCGGCGGGCGACCCGGCGCGCGAGCGTGCACTGGCCGCGGCGGGCAATATGTGGATTGCCGCCGGCCAGCCAGGCCGGGCAGTGGTTGCGCTCGACAAGGCGCTGGCCGGAACGGGTCTGCAAGCGGAACAGCATGGACTGGCGCTGCTGGATCGTGCTCGGGCAGCCGAAGCTCAGAACGACCTCAAGACCGCCCGCGCAAAGGTTTCCGAAGCCGCCAAGACGATCGGCGAAGATCCCTATCTATGGTTCTTCTCGGCGGCGCTCGCGGTGCGCGAAGAAGATCTGCCGACCGCCAAGGCCGCGATCAACCGCGCGCTGGCGATGGCCCCGGATTCGGCCGAAGTATTGTTTGAGGCCGGCCATATAGCCGAGGCGGAGGGCGCCAATGCCCAGGCGCGCGACTATTGGAACCGGGCGATCAATGCCGACCCAAACGGCCCCGCCGCAAAGGCCGCGCGCGAGGCGCTGGCGATGAGCGATGTGCCGCTCACCGTCACCAACCAGGTCGCGACGCGTCCCAATGGCGACGGCGAGGGCCAGGACAAGAATCCGGAATAA
- a CDS encoding SIMPL domain-containing protein, giving the protein MLERFQGDRAALLGAVGIFSLAMVGSGYLLGDGLRRAKMADRSVSVRGVSERDVTADLATWTVSFSEKGDTLAPVQQTVDRQASAVREFFQRAGFKPDEIRDTGISVNQSYYYERKEDKVTVSRSIQLKSRKVMAVQAANSRQADLIRAGVPINSSDLNYTFTKLNDIKPAMIAEANQAARRNAEQFAKDSGASVGAIKSASQGYFSVGPRDGDSEREGDSGGSGSPFQKIRVVTTVDYDIDAG; this is encoded by the coding sequence ATGTTAGAGCGATTTCAAGGTGATCGCGCCGCTTTGCTCGGCGCGGTAGGTATTTTTTCACTTGCGATGGTGGGTAGCGGCTATTTGCTCGGCGACGGTCTTCGCCGGGCCAAGATGGCCGACCGGTCGGTCAGCGTGCGCGGCGTATCGGAGCGCGACGTCACGGCCGACCTTGCTACCTGGACGGTCAGCTTTTCCGAGAAGGGAGACACGCTCGCGCCGGTTCAGCAGACGGTCGATCGCCAGGCATCCGCGGTTCGTGAATTTTTTCAGCGCGCGGGCTTCAAGCCGGACGAAATCAGGGACACCGGAATCAGCGTCAACCAGAGCTATTACTATGAGCGCAAGGAAGACAAGGTCACGGTCAGCCGGTCGATCCAGCTCAAGAGCCGCAAGGTGATGGCGGTGCAAGCGGCCAATTCTCGCCAGGCCGATCTCATCCGGGCCGGCGTGCCGATAAATTCGAGCGACCTCAATTACACGTTCACCAAGCTCAACGACATCAAGCCGGCGATGATCGCGGAAGCCAACCAGGCGGCGCGGCGCAACGCCGAGCAATTCGCCAAGGATAGCGGCGCCAGTGTCGGCGCGATCAAGAGCGCCAGCCAGGGATATTTCTCTGTCGGGCCGCGGGACGGAGACAGCGAGCGGGAGGGCGATTCCGGCGGTTCCGGGTCACCCTTCCAGAAGATTCGCGTGGTGACTACGGTCGATTACGACATCGACGCCGGCTAG